In a genomic window of Virgibacillus sp. SK37:
- the solA gene encoding N-methyl-L-tryptophan oxidase, with protein sequence MKNHYDVIIIGAGSMGMAAGYYLGRNGINTLLIDAFDPPHNKGSHHGDTRLIRHASAEGRQYVPLALRAQELWYELQEEIGKTLFLPTGTLLVGDQNATFINETIKRAKEFSLPLEKLSAHEIQKRWPSFSIASELTGYYESSSGVLFNQECIEAYKQLSKHYPVTLKTNTIVQSINSIDSSATVKTNKGTYHAKKVIVSAGAWTGKILHSLGLPLQTVRKTFGWFRTIDTSFQPPMLPCFYFNVANEKYYGFPDVDGKGVKVGRNDSERDVDPGQMTQDFGKYSSDENDLKNFAGKFIPRAANKFSYGKTCMITKTPNKDFIIDFHPESENIIIAGGFSGHGFKYSSVIGEILSQLAINKSTTHDISKFSIPGKSKVNSGKIKNQYLW encoded by the coding sequence ATGAAAAATCACTATGACGTAATTATTATTGGTGCTGGCTCCATGGGTATGGCTGCCGGATATTATTTAGGAAGAAATGGGATTAATACTTTATTAATTGATGCGTTTGATCCACCTCACAATAAAGGGAGCCATCATGGAGACACCCGACTCATTCGCCATGCTTCAGCTGAAGGGAGACAATATGTACCATTAGCATTGAGGGCTCAAGAGCTATGGTATGAACTGCAAGAGGAAATAGGGAAGACTCTATTTCTTCCTACAGGTACCCTGTTAGTAGGAGATCAAAATGCAACTTTTATAAATGAAACTATTAAGCGGGCGAAGGAATTTTCCTTACCTTTAGAAAAATTATCAGCTCACGAAATTCAAAAAAGATGGCCAAGTTTCTCTATAGCAAGTGAGCTTACTGGTTACTACGAATCCTCTTCCGGTGTATTGTTTAACCAGGAATGTATTGAAGCATATAAGCAGTTAAGCAAGCATTATCCAGTTACATTAAAAACAAACACAATTGTTCAGTCAATTAATTCTATAGATAGTTCCGCAACGGTAAAAACAAATAAAGGCACATATCATGCAAAAAAAGTTATTGTATCAGCTGGAGCATGGACGGGGAAAATACTCCATTCATTGGGGTTACCTCTTCAAACTGTCCGAAAAACATTTGGTTGGTTTAGAACCATTGACACTTCCTTCCAACCACCTATGCTACCATGCTTCTACTTTAATGTGGCTAATGAAAAATATTATGGATTTCCAGACGTAGATGGAAAGGGAGTAAAAGTTGGAAGGAATGATTCTGAAAGGGATGTTGACCCAGGTCAAATGACACAGGATTTCGGGAAGTATTCGAGTGATGAAAATGATTTAAAAAACTTTGCAGGAAAATTCATTCCAAGAGCAGCCAATAAATTCAGTTATGGAAAAACTTGTATGATAACTAAAACGCCTAATAAAGATTTTATCATCGACTTCCATCCTGAATCGGAGAATATAATCATTGCAGGTGGCTTTTCCGGACATGGATTTAAATATAGTAGTGTCATTGGTGAGATATTAAGCCAACTTGCTATTAACAAGAGTACAACACATGACATCTCCAAGTTTTCCATTCCCGGCAAGTCCAAGGTGAATTCTGGAAAGATTAAGAATCAGTACTTGTGGTGA
- a CDS encoding M20 peptidase aminoacylase family protein — translation MSSNTKSLEEQLKDIFNHLHEHPEISWEEHDTRDYIQSIVSPYDCNIQTFDDCAAVVVEIGSGKPVVAIRADMDALWQEVDGTMQANHSCGHDAHMTIVLGLFLTLMEKELPESGTYRFIFQPAEEKGTGALKMVEHGVVDDVDFLYGMHLRPTEELASGQFAPAIRHGAAKFIEGTVLGEDAHGARPHLNENAIQLGMEFFQHLNNIHADPRVPYSVKMTAFKAGGKNANIIPGKATFSIDVRAQTNDVMNLLTDKIEKIARMLEEYHDVPVKLETKAHVAAAVPDERATEILQEAITEHVGRENTRPAITTTGGDDFHFYTIKRPQLKATMLAIGCGLKPGLHHPQMAFHHEVIPEAVAILTNALIKTVEKYSQEGIE, via the coding sequence ATGAGTAGCAATACAAAATCATTGGAAGAACAATTAAAAGATATATTTAACCATTTACATGAGCATCCGGAAATAAGCTGGGAGGAGCATGATACTAGGGATTACATACAGTCTATCGTGTCTCCTTATGATTGCAACATACAAACTTTTGATGATTGTGCGGCCGTCGTGGTGGAAATCGGCAGTGGAAAGCCAGTGGTGGCGATTCGTGCAGATATGGATGCGCTTTGGCAGGAAGTGGATGGGACCATGCAGGCCAATCACTCTTGCGGTCATGATGCACATATGACCATTGTGCTTGGGTTATTCCTTACGCTTATGGAAAAGGAGCTCCCCGAGAGTGGAACATATCGTTTTATTTTCCAACCAGCAGAGGAAAAAGGTACGGGAGCATTAAAAATGGTGGAACATGGTGTGGTTGATGATGTCGACTTTTTGTATGGTATGCATTTGAGACCAACGGAAGAATTGGCATCAGGCCAATTTGCTCCGGCAATCCGCCATGGAGCGGCAAAGTTTATTGAAGGTACTGTTCTTGGGGAAGATGCACATGGAGCAAGGCCGCATTTAAATGAAAATGCCATTCAGCTTGGCATGGAATTTTTCCAGCATTTGAATAATATCCATGCAGACCCGAGGGTTCCTTATTCTGTGAAGATGACCGCTTTTAAGGCTGGCGGTAAGAATGCCAATATCATTCCAGGTAAGGCGACGTTTTCCATCGATGTGCGTGCACAAACGAATGACGTTATGAATTTACTGACGGATAAAATCGAAAAAATTGCCAGGATGCTTGAGGAATATCACGATGTTCCTGTTAAGTTAGAAACAAAAGCACATGTGGCGGCGGCTGTGCCTGATGAAAGGGCGACAGAAATTTTACAGGAAGCTATTACCGAGCATGTTGGCAGGGAAAATACGAGGCCGGCGATCACTACAACAGGTGGGGATGACTTTCATTTTTACACGATCAAGCGGCCACAGCTAAAGGCGACGATGCTTGCAATTGGATGTGGGTTGAAGCCAGGACTGCATCACCCGCAAATGGCGTTTCATCATGAAGTGATCCCAGAGGCTGTTGCTATCCTGACGAATGCGCTGATCAAAACAGTTGAGAAGTACAGTCAGGAGGGGATTGAATGA
- a CDS encoding GNAT family N-acetyltransferase codes for MTALEIRQLTTMSELYEMQKVEAAVWQMDPIPVHQTFTALHHGGVVLGAFEENRMVGFLYSFAGFDGKASYLCSHMMGMLPGYRMNGLGEALKFKQAEIARTLGYDMITWTYDPLESRNAYVNLHKLGAVGAIYHPNHYGDMDDELNRGLPTDRFQIQWELDEKKKKPTVSLDVELVLLDGGSHGEPMIKKHLETGHVADGTTYFVAIPADFQTMKQTNFTLAKSWRLETGKVFKKLFDHGFQARDLLRTKEEAYSYYVFTKE; via the coding sequence ATGACAGCGTTAGAGATTCGGCAACTAACGACAATGTCAGAACTGTACGAGATGCAAAAGGTGGAAGCTGCCGTATGGCAGATGGATCCCATTCCTGTTCACCAGACGTTTACCGCATTGCATCATGGAGGTGTTGTTCTGGGTGCCTTCGAGGAAAATCGGATGGTAGGATTCTTGTATAGCTTTGCTGGTTTTGATGGAAAAGCGTCCTATCTATGCTCCCATATGATGGGGATGCTGCCCGGTTATCGCATGAACGGACTTGGAGAGGCACTGAAATTTAAGCAGGCGGAAATTGCGCGCACGCTTGGTTATGATATGATCACATGGACATACGATCCGTTGGAGAGTAGAAATGCCTATGTGAACCTGCATAAGCTAGGTGCAGTAGGTGCAATTTATCACCCGAATCATTATGGTGATATGGATGATGAATTGAATCGTGGCCTACCGACAGATAGGTTTCAGATTCAGTGGGAACTGGATGAAAAGAAGAAAAAACCGACAGTGTCCTTGGATGTAGAGCTTGTGTTGCTTGATGGTGGCAGCCATGGTGAACCGATGATTAAAAAGCACTTGGAAACAGGGCACGTTGCCGATGGTACTACTTATTTTGTGGCAATTCCAGCCGATTTTCAGACGATGAAGCAAACGAATTTTACCCTTGCCAAAAGCTGGCGTCTGGAAACAGGGAAGGTATTTAAGAAACTTTTCGATCACGGATTTCAAGCAAGAGATCTACTTCGCACGAAAGAAGAAGCATACAGTTACTACGTATTTACTAAAGAGTAG
- the menC gene encoding o-succinylbenzoate synthase, translated as MPIKQIKLHKLKMKMKHPFTTSFGTMQDKEFFITEAIDDRGNRGFGESVAFTNPWYSEETVETNLHMMRDFLIPILQEEPIVHPDDVSALFQPIKRNNMAKSALEGAVWDLYAKQNDMTLATALGGEKKEIDVGISIGIQPSVEKLIDTVGDFVAQGYKRIKIKIKPGWDVDVLRQVREKFPDTPIMADANSAYTLADLESLKKLDELDLMMIEQPLAHDDIIDHATLQKEMQTPICLDESIHSLEDTRKAVELGSCEIINIKIGRVGGLSEAKRIHDYCRDHGIDVWCGGMLEAGVGRAHNIALTTLGGFNLPGDTAGSSRYWEKDIIKPEVTVENGLIYVPEKPGIGYEIDDAILNQFKVEEYVFDF; from the coding sequence ATTCCAATCAAACAAATTAAATTACATAAATTAAAAATGAAGATGAAGCATCCGTTTACAACTAGCTTTGGCACAATGCAGGATAAGGAGTTTTTCATTACAGAAGCAATTGATGACAGGGGAAACCGTGGATTTGGCGAATCGGTTGCTTTTACCAATCCATGGTACAGTGAGGAGACAGTAGAAACGAACTTACATATGATGCGCGACTTTCTCATTCCGATTTTGCAAGAGGAACCAATCGTTCACCCTGATGACGTGTCAGCACTCTTTCAGCCAATCAAGCGAAACAACATGGCGAAGTCGGCTTTAGAAGGAGCAGTCTGGGATTTATATGCGAAGCAGAACGATATGACACTTGCTACAGCACTTGGGGGAGAGAAAAAGGAAATTGATGTTGGTATCAGTATTGGAATTCAACCATCTGTAGAGAAGTTAATAGATACAGTCGGTGACTTTGTTGCCCAAGGATACAAACGCATTAAAATAAAAATCAAGCCTGGTTGGGATGTAGACGTCCTTCGTCAGGTTCGGGAAAAGTTCCCCGACACGCCAATAATGGCAGACGCCAATTCCGCCTATACGCTGGCAGACTTGGAAAGTTTAAAAAAACTCGATGAGCTTGATTTGATGATGATTGAACAACCGTTGGCCCATGACGATATTATCGATCATGCTACACTGCAAAAGGAAATGCAGACACCAATTTGTCTGGATGAAAGCATTCATTCATTGGAAGACACAAGAAAAGCCGTCGAGCTTGGGAGCTGTGAAATAATCAATATCAAAATTGGTCGTGTAGGTGGATTGTCAGAAGCCAAGCGCATTCATGACTACTGCCGTGACCACGGTATTGATGTTTGGTGTGGCGGCATGCTGGAAGCAGGAGTAGGTCGTGCACATAATATCGCTCTCACCACATTGGGAGGCTTCAATCTGCCTGGGGATACGGCTGGATCGTCAAGGTATTGGGAAAAAGATATTATCAAACCGGAAGTTACGGTAGAAAATGGATTGATTTATGTTCCGGAAAAGCCAGGCATTGGTTACGAGATCGATGATGCTATCTTGAACCAATTTAAAGTAGAAGAATATGTTTTTGATTTTTAA
- a CDS encoding sodium:solute symporter — protein MAISLLDLSLIIFYFIIVLWIGYFTMKKISSFNDYSVAGRTMPFALIFATIGATLAGGGATVGRVSFVYETGIVVFLALLGVVISQVLIGFFVAPRIREMEDVHTIGDIMYFYFGRSGQLISSIFSLIFMIGIFGVQALALGRILEPIIGLPFLTLTIIGAAVTIAYTWAGGMLAVVYTDAVQFILLVGGIATATAIGVTKMGGMTPIIEQVSSINPEHLVFFGGPWTIGIFISTFLSFLLGEALAPHYIQRYAASKSSSITKWSTVSFATMYIFLTIVIMVIGLIGFIIFPTMEGDMVFVNFVMEYLPIGVIGLVFGALIAAVMSTGSSILNTAAVIFTKDIYKVLINKDADDKRMLKWTQYTTLLVGFGGVIVSLFIPNVMNLMLYLFQLWAPSILPPMAIALLWGKAMERKVSPAAGAPAILSGVFMTILWLNILNEPFGFPAIVIGIVTNLIVFWIVHHMTSNKLLKPNM, from the coding sequence ATGGCAATAAGTCTACTTGATCTATCGTTAATTATCTTTTACTTTATTATTGTTCTATGGATTGGCTACTTTACAATGAAAAAGATTTCCAGCTTTAATGACTATTCTGTTGCAGGAAGAACAATGCCCTTTGCATTAATCTTTGCAACTATTGGAGCCACTCTTGCTGGTGGTGGAGCCACTGTGGGCCGGGTTTCTTTTGTCTATGAAACAGGGATCGTCGTATTTCTAGCCTTGTTAGGTGTCGTAATAAGTCAGGTATTAATCGGCTTTTTTGTTGCGCCCCGCATCCGTGAGATGGAAGACGTCCATACCATTGGAGACATCATGTATTTTTATTTCGGCCGTTCCGGACAACTGATCTCCAGTATCTTCTCTCTTATATTTATGATTGGTATTTTCGGTGTACAAGCTCTCGCATTAGGTCGTATTCTAGAGCCTATTATAGGTTTACCTTTCCTTACCTTAACAATTATAGGGGCTGCTGTTACCATCGCTTACACGTGGGCAGGTGGAATGCTCGCTGTTGTTTATACAGATGCCGTTCAATTTATTCTATTGGTCGGTGGAATCGCAACTGCTACCGCCATCGGGGTTACTAAAATGGGCGGCATGACGCCTATCATCGAACAAGTTTCTTCAATCAATCCAGAGCATCTAGTCTTCTTTGGTGGCCCCTGGACAATAGGTATTTTCATATCCACGTTCCTTAGCTTTCTTCTTGGTGAAGCTCTTGCTCCTCATTATATACAAAGATACGCAGCTTCCAAGTCTTCCAGTATTACTAAATGGAGTACTGTTTCCTTTGCTACTATGTATATTTTCCTCACTATCGTCATTATGGTAATTGGTCTGATCGGATTTATCATCTTCCCAACCATGGAAGGAGATATGGTGTTTGTTAATTTTGTAATGGAATACCTTCCTATCGGTGTTATAGGACTTGTTTTCGGGGCCTTAATCGCGGCTGTTATGTCTACCGGCAGCTCTATTTTAAATACAGCCGCTGTCATTTTTACGAAGGACATTTACAAAGTTCTCATTAATAAAGATGCAGATGATAAACGTATGTTGAAATGGACACAATATACCACACTTTTGGTAGGGTTCGGTGGAGTAATTGTTTCTTTATTTATACCTAATGTGATGAACTTAATGCTTTACTTATTCCAGCTTTGGGCACCCTCCATACTTCCACCAATGGCAATTGCCCTACTTTGGGGGAAGGCAATGGAAAGGAAAGTATCGCCTGCTGCAGGTGCGCCTGCCATTTTGTCAGGTGTATTTATGACCATCCTTTGGCTGAATATTCTTAACGAACCATTTGGTTTTCCTGCAATTGTAATTGGTATTGTTACTAATCTTATCGTCTTCTGGATTGTCCATCATATGACATCAAATAAATTACTAAAGCCAAATATGTAA
- a CDS encoding M14 family zinc carboxypeptidase, with the protein MRKKLITVALTGTMILGTTLISSPPIHAVGNGPNYGGNESVQTSIYTSHAEMGKFLKEQEMKQDNMELEVIGQSVKGRDLYLVKYITNPDNPTILYLTQQHGNEALNTEGALTFIKEMGTGKMKKLADGVNILIVPRLNPDGAAGDVNFSLDDYVADGDHHLTRYNANGVDLNRDHINREQPETKALHENVLGKYDIDYMIDLHHQGAHSEQNGELVSGSILHPTTENVDPDVLQKSKQLGAVVYDAIEPKGWGHLGKYAGGSAETISRNGLAVEYGISTLLFEVRGMADHSYESYVLGQKGNGYLIKQAVTTMESTAKAIANGSINEKDVSFWDTLEVQNTRPTE; encoded by the coding sequence ATGAGAAAAAAGTTGATAACAGTAGCATTAACAGGAACGATGATACTTGGTACTACGCTTATATCATCACCTCCCATTCATGCAGTTGGAAATGGACCAAACTATGGTGGCAATGAATCTGTGCAGACATCTATTTATACATCCCATGCTGAAATGGGTAAATTTTTAAAGGAACAGGAAATGAAACAGGATAATATGGAGCTTGAAGTAATCGGGCAATCGGTAAAAGGTCGTGATTTATATCTTGTTAAATATATAACAAACCCAGACAATCCTACCATTCTCTATTTGACCCAGCAACATGGGAATGAGGCATTGAACACAGAGGGAGCCCTTACATTCATCAAGGAAATGGGAACTGGAAAAATGAAAAAGCTGGCAGACGGTGTGAATATTCTTATTGTACCAAGATTAAATCCGGATGGAGCTGCAGGCGATGTAAATTTTTCACTTGATGATTATGTTGCTGATGGCGACCACCATCTGACTCGCTACAATGCCAACGGTGTCGACCTTAACAGGGATCACATTAACCGGGAACAGCCCGAAACAAAAGCGTTGCATGAAAATGTGCTTGGTAAATATGATATTGACTATATGATTGATCTCCATCACCAGGGCGCACATAGTGAACAGAACGGTGAGCTTGTTTCCGGTTCTATTCTGCATCCGACCACAGAAAATGTGGATCCAGATGTCTTACAAAAGTCCAAGCAATTGGGCGCAGTTGTCTATGATGCAATTGAACCAAAGGGCTGGGGACACCTTGGTAAATATGCCGGTGGTTCAGCGGAAACTATCAGCCGAAACGGGCTTGCCGTCGAATATGGTATTTCCACCTTATTATTTGAGGTTCGCGGCATGGCAGATCACTCCTACGAATCTTATGTACTTGGACAAAAAGGGAATGGTTACCTAATCAAACAAGCCGTTACTACTATGGAGTCCACAGCAAAAGCAATCGCGAACGGCTCTATTAATGAAAAAGACGTTTCTTTCTGGGATACATTAGAAGTACAAAACACACGCCCAACGGAATAA
- a CDS encoding ParA family protein, whose amino-acid sequence MKGEKIIGVISVMNYKGGVGKTTLSANIAAELANRGKHVLLIDLDPQTNLTLSFMRFEEWLALDRQERTIKHWYDDFLDRDGEVSLGDLIVTPYVVNQRLDNNRGRIDLICSHLELIHVDMELSSRLGGNTDRTIRSNYLRVLSRLRMKLDEIKDGYDMVLIDCPPNFNLVTQNALVASDGYVVPAKADYLSTLGIDTLIRHVHTLKKKYNRFCEEADHSIEKIDPQELGVVFTMISFYSGEPIATQREYMNQVKRDHTCFQSYMRENKTLFAPAPETGIPVILTKGQTTLQENIRNEIKQIVDELITFHANYGGQKHE is encoded by the coding sequence ATGAAGGGGGAGAAGATTATTGGGGTAATTTCGGTTATGAATTATAAGGGTGGTGTTGGTAAAACCACGCTCTCAGCTAATATTGCGGCAGAGTTGGCAAATAGAGGGAAGCATGTGTTGCTCATTGATCTGGACCCACAGACGAATTTGACTTTATCGTTTATGCGATTTGAGGAATGGTTGGCACTTGATCGGCAGGAGCGAACAATCAAGCATTGGTATGATGACTTTTTGGATAGAGATGGAGAGGTTTCGCTTGGAGATTTGATTGTTACACCGTATGTTGTTAACCAGCGATTAGATAATAATCGAGGCAGGATTGATTTGATATGTTCACATCTTGAATTAATTCATGTCGATATGGAGCTTTCAAGCAGACTGGGAGGGAACACAGATCGCACAATTCGTAGCAATTATTTGAGGGTGTTATCAAGATTACGTATGAAACTGGATGAAATAAAAGATGGGTACGATATGGTCCTGATCGATTGTCCGCCGAATTTCAATTTGGTCACACAAAATGCCCTTGTCGCCAGTGATGGATATGTGGTGCCGGCAAAGGCAGATTACTTATCAACATTGGGAATTGATACACTAATACGTCATGTTCATACATTGAAAAAGAAATATAACCGTTTTTGTGAGGAAGCAGACCATTCGATCGAGAAGATTGACCCACAAGAGCTCGGTGTCGTATTCACGATGATCTCCTTCTATAGTGGGGAACCAATTGCTACACAGCGCGAATATATGAACCAAGTAAAAAGAGATCATACTTGTTTTCAGAGTTATATGCGTGAAAATAAAACCTTATTTGCCCCAGCTCCAGAAACTGGTATACCTGTCATACTAACAAAGGGTCAGACCACATTACAGGAAAATATACGAAATGAAATCAAGCAAATTGTAGATGAACTGATTACTTTTCATGCGAATTACGGCGGACAAAAGCATGAGTAA
- a CDS encoding membrane protein — MKTSLKIAGAYIGLLVGAGFASGQEVMQFSTSFGWKGLIGSGIATLLFAFLGMQIMQIGSDLQTVSHKDVIYHICGKYIGFGIDILVTFFLFGVATVMLAGSGSIFQQQFGIPSVVGAFILTVLVILTLLLNVKKVISIISMVTPLLLVLIFAITLYALIANDTDMSKLGAAANDQPSAAPNWLLGGFLYVSYNIAAGISMLAIIGGTVKDRKVAGFGGMLGGLGLGLLLFLINGAIFMNADKIQGAAMPTLLLATDLSPVIGILMTVALLGMIYNTAVGMLYAFTARFFQPETPKFKVSMIIICLVSFGVSFIGFIQLVGSVYPITGYLGFVLILAILFVWIKNSRQKRSVGIEARGEAL, encoded by the coding sequence ATGAAGACGAGTTTGAAGATTGCCGGTGCTTACATTGGACTGCTAGTCGGTGCAGGATTTGCATCAGGTCAGGAAGTGATGCAGTTTTCCACCAGTTTTGGCTGGAAAGGGTTGATTGGGAGCGGTATTGCCACACTATTATTTGCTTTTCTAGGCATGCAAATTATGCAAATCGGCTCCGATCTGCAGACAGTGTCACATAAGGATGTCATTTATCACATTTGTGGAAAATATATTGGTTTTGGAATTGATATTTTAGTTACTTTCTTCCTCTTTGGTGTTGCTACAGTGATGCTTGCAGGGAGTGGATCCATTTTTCAACAACAGTTCGGCATTCCCTCCGTGGTTGGGGCCTTCATTTTGACAGTATTGGTGATTCTGACTCTCCTGTTGAATGTAAAGAAAGTCATCTCCATTATCAGTATGGTTACACCATTGCTCCTTGTTCTTATATTTGCCATTACCTTGTATGCTCTGATCGCAAATGACACGGATATGAGTAAACTAGGCGCTGCTGCGAATGACCAGCCTTCTGCGGCACCGAATTGGCTGTTGGGTGGTTTCTTGTATGTATCCTATAACATTGCCGCAGGGATTTCGATGCTGGCGATTATCGGTGGTACGGTAAAGGACAGGAAAGTGGCCGGTTTTGGCGGTATGCTTGGCGGGCTGGGGCTAGGTCTGTTGCTATTTCTGATCAATGGGGCAATATTCATGAATGCCGACAAAATCCAAGGTGCAGCTATGCCCACATTACTGTTGGCAACAGACTTGTCACCAGTGATAGGAATACTTATGACGGTGGCTTTACTCGGTATGATATACAACACGGCAGTAGGCATGCTTTATGCGTTTACCGCGAGATTCTTCCAACCGGAAACACCCAAGTTCAAGGTCAGTATGATCATCATCTGTCTGGTGTCCTTTGGTGTAAGCTTTATCGGATTCATTCAATTGGTAGGTTCCGTTTATCCGATAACGGGTTACCTAGGATTTGTACTGATTTTGGCCATTCTGTTTGTGTGGATTAAAAATAGCAGGCAAAAACGTTCGGTAGGGATAGAGGCTAGAGGGGAGGCGTTGTAG
- a CDS encoding FAD-binding oxidoreductase, giving the protein MKKKVIVIGGGIIGLSSAYYLSKNGYDVTILEKGNFAEACSRGNQGWVCPALHTPVPEPGLVGSSIKWLMKKDSPLYIKPSAAPKLSGWLGQFMTHCNEGDFKAGKDALHHLSSKTFEFYDALKADGLEFEMHQKGMLFIFLNEKELEQTKAKFVESSKVYGHETPTILSGDEVRQLEPNISGNVIGGLLLEKQRHLCPETLANSFINKLWDMGVKLLCNKEVTEMEKVGSTVVAVKCNEERFEADTFLIATGSWSGQLAKLIDYNLPIQAGKGYSITIENPKVRFSHPMYLGDTKAGISPFQEYTRIGGTMELSGINLTIDKKRIQGIRNSVSKYLTDEVQGVNEVEWTGMRPMVPDGLPVLGLVPNVENTFVATGHGMVGVSMAPVTGKVMSDLICNGRSDFNLEPFAPGRFSR; this is encoded by the coding sequence ATGAAGAAAAAAGTGATCGTGATCGGTGGTGGAATAATTGGCCTTTCATCCGCCTATTATCTCTCAAAAAACGGATATGATGTTACCATTTTGGAAAAGGGAAATTTTGCAGAAGCTTGCTCAAGAGGGAATCAAGGCTGGGTCTGTCCAGCCTTACACACTCCTGTACCTGAACCAGGGTTAGTAGGGTCTTCAATTAAATGGCTGATGAAAAAGGATAGTCCTTTATATATTAAGCCTTCTGCGGCACCTAAGTTGTCCGGGTGGTTGGGTCAGTTTATGACACATTGTAATGAAGGAGATTTCAAGGCAGGCAAGGATGCATTACATCATCTTAGCAGCAAAACATTTGAATTCTATGATGCTTTGAAAGCAGACGGCCTAGAATTTGAGATGCATCAAAAAGGAATGCTATTTATCTTCTTAAATGAAAAAGAGTTAGAGCAAACGAAAGCAAAGTTTGTAGAGAGCTCGAAGGTATATGGCCATGAGACGCCTACCATTCTATCAGGAGATGAAGTACGGCAATTAGAGCCTAATATTTCCGGTAACGTGATAGGAGGTCTATTACTCGAAAAACAACGTCATTTATGCCCTGAAACACTTGCTAATTCTTTTATCAATAAGCTTTGGGACATGGGAGTTAAACTACTGTGTAACAAAGAAGTAACCGAAATGGAAAAAGTGGGGAGTACCGTGGTAGCAGTAAAATGTAACGAAGAAAGATTTGAAGCAGATACATTTCTAATAGCAACTGGTTCATGGTCAGGGCAATTGGCAAAGCTCATTGATTATAATCTCCCCATTCAAGCTGGTAAAGGGTACAGTATTACGATAGAAAATCCAAAAGTTAGATTTTCACATCCTATGTATTTAGGTGACACAAAAGCAGGTATCAGTCCCTTTCAGGAGTATACCAGAATAGGTGGCACCATGGAGTTATCTGGAATTAATTTAACTATAGACAAAAAACGGATTCAAGGTATCAGAAATTCTGTATCCAAGTACCTAACAGACGAAGTGCAGGGAGTAAACGAGGTCGAGTGGACTGGTATGAGACCAATGGTTCCTGATGGACTTCCTGTACTCGGGTTGGTACCTAACGTTGAAAACACTTTTGTGGCAACTGGTCATGGGATGGTCGGTGTTTCCATGGCTCCAGTAACTGGTAAAGTTATGTCAGATTTAATTTGTAACGGTCGGTCCGATTTCAATCTAGAACCTTTTGCACCCGGGCGGTTTAGTAGATAA